The Gordonia terrae genome contains the following window.
CCTCGCTTGGACAGCTGCAACGCCGAGTTGATCGACCGGCCGATCGACTCCATGTTGTCCTCGATGCGCAGCAGGAAGCACGAGACCGGCTCGCCACGCTGCTTCTTGCCGGAGTTGAGGAAGGTGGGCGTCGCCGGCTGGAACCGGCCCGAGATGATCTCGTCGACGAGGTTGCGGGCGAGCGTGGTGTCACCGTCGGCCAGGGTCAGCGCCACCATGCAGACGCGGTCCTCGAAACGCTCGAGGTACCGCTTGCCGTCGAAGGTCTTCAGTGTGTAGCTCGTGTAGTACTTGAACGCCCCGAGGAAGGTCGGGAACCGGAACTTCTTGCCGTAGGCGTGATCGAACAGTTCGTTCACGAACGCCCGGTCGTACTTCGCGAGGACCTCGGGCTCGTAGTAGTTCTCCTCGATGAGGTAGTCGAGCTTCTCGTCGCGATCGTGGAAGAAGACGGTGTTCTGGTTGACGTGCTGCAGGAAGTACTGGTTCGCCGCCTCGCGATCCTTGTCGAACTGGATCTTGCCGTCGGCGTCGTACAGGTTGAGCATCGCGTTGAGCGCGTGGAAGTCGAGCTCTCCGGGATCATGCCCCGCAGGCCCGGGGTGCACGCCCGACTTGCTGGCTGAAGTGGTGTCCGAGACGGCGGCGGTGGGCGACACGACAGATGACTCCTGCGGATAGTGGTGGCTGAGGCCGATGATGGGCACGGTATCGACGGGGTACGACAAAGCCTGGTGACGCGCGAACGTCGGGTCAGGCGGGCGAGGCGCTGAGCGACACACCTGCCGCGAACGCCGGACTCTGGGCGAACTCCGCGAGCCCCGCGCGCACGCGGTCGACGTCGTCGGTGGTGCCCATCAGTTCGAATCGGTACAGGTAGGGCACCCGACACTTTCGTGCGATGACGTCGCCGGCGTAGCAGAACTCCTCACCGAAATTGGTGTTGCCCGCCGCGATCACCCCCCTGATCGACGATCGGTTGTGCTCGTCGTTGAGGAAGCGGATGACCTGCTTGGGGACGTAGCCGCCGGGTTGCCCCGTCGCCTTGCCCCCGCCGTAGGTCGGACAGACCAGGACGTACGGCTCGTCGACACGGAAAACACCGGTCCGATCGAGGAGCGGGATGCGCTCGGCGCGCATGTCCAGCTTCTGGACGAACCGGTGGGTGTTCTCCGATACGGAGGAGAAGTACACGATCAACGGCGATGCGGCTGCCGCCATGTCTCCTCCAAACTGGTCGTTCTCGTGGATCTCGCCCGCGGGGTCATGTCCTGGCGGGCGCTGTCGGTATCAACGCCGTGACCGGCGTGACCATTTCCTCGATGACTGCGGAGATGCGATGCGATCCGGCTTCCCCGTCGGATCGCTGTTCACATCGCCGGTCGGCGGACGTCGCCACCGTCATGGTGACGACCGTCGGATCAGGCAGCGGCAGTGGCGAGCGCCTTGATGCGGTCGGGACGGAAGCCCGACCAGTGCGCGTCGCCGGCGACCACGACGGGCGCCTGCAGGTAGCCGAGCGCCATCACGTAGTCACGCGCCTCGGCATCTTCGCTGATGTCGACGATCTCGTAGGACAGACCCTGCTTGTCGAGGGCCTTGTAGGTGGCATTGCACTGGACGCAGGCCGGCTTCGTGTAGACGGTGATTGACATTCGGAGGTACTCCTCGGGTCGTAGGAATCGCCAGTGACGTGCGGTTTTCCAGCGTGAAGATGGTGACCTGGATCACCATCTCGGCGGCTTTGTCGAGGAGTCGAACTGCTTCTCGTCTTGTGCCTGACTGGTAACGCAAACACTACACCTAGTGGCTGACATTTCTGACCACCACAAGGGGTTGTGAATAACATTGATGGAAGACGTGCAGGTCGGAGCGGTGCACGATCGTAAATCCGGGCGTGTCCGCCGCGTGTTCGGCGTGTCGCTCACAGGTTGTCCCGAGACCGTCCACAACATGTCCACCGCCCATCCACATCAGCACGCGGTCGACCCCCGGACACGACGACGCCGCGCCGGGCTGAGCCGGGCGCGGCGTCGGACGTCGTCGGGTGATCAGGCGCTGACAGCGACCTCGTCGACGAGTCGGGAGACCGAGGCGACGACCTTATCGACGATGGCCGGATCGGTCAGACCACCCTCGGGAAGAGCGGCGACCTGCAGGCCGAGGTCGGCCTCCTCGATGGCACGACCGCCGGCGATGCCGACGGACTTGCGGGTGTCCTCACGGGTCCACGCGCCGCCGTACTGACCGAGGGCCGCGCTCAGGACCGCGACGGGCTTGCCGGTGAGCGCTCCGGTGCCGTAGGGCCGCGACAGCCAGTCGATCGCGTTCTTCAGCGCGGCGGGAATGGTGCCGTTGTACTCCGGGGTGGCGATCAGCACGCCATCGGCCGCCCCGACCACCTGGCGCAGCTTCGCCACGCCGGCGTCGAGCTGATCCTCGATGTCGACATCTTCGCTGTAGAACGGCAGCGAGCCGAGGTCGTCGACGACGGTGATGGAGACCCCCGACGGCGCGTTGTCCGCGGCCACGTGGGCGAGCTGACGGTTCAGGGATGCTGCGCGCAGGCTTCCGACCAGCGCGACCAGTTCGACGACTCGTTCCGACATGTGATTCCTCTCGATGGCACAGGGGTCCGTGGGGGTCCGCGAGACCTCGTCTACGACTTGCTCTAACCGGACCAGGGTCCGATTCATTCCGGATCTGGTCAAGAGTTACGCTCATCACGTGCCGAATGGGCCCGACCACTCCCCGCTCCACATCTCGCTCAATCCTTCGGGGACCGAACGTGCCGACGCCGCACGTAACCGGCGTCTGTTGCTGGCTGCCGCCAAGAACCTGATCGATCATCACGGCGCGGCCGCGGTGACGATGGAGGCCGTGGCGCGCGAGGCGGGTGTGGGCAAGGGCACGGTGTTCCGCCGCTTCGGCAGCCGGACCGGACTCATGCTCGCCCTTCTCGACCACAGCGAGTCCGAGATCCAGCAGGCGTACCTGTCGGGCCCGGAGCCGCTGGGTCCCGGTGCTCCCCCGCTCGACCGACTGCTCGCCTACGGGCGCGCGCGTCTCAAGCTCACCTCCGACCACCTGGACATCCTGCTGGAGGCCGGCGCGGGCGCAGAGGATTTCATGAGCCATCCGGTGGCCCGCACATCCACCCAACATGTGCAGATCCTGTTGCGGCAGCTGGGTTTCGACGGCGCGCTGGATTTCCTCGCGCTCACCGTCCAGGCGCCACTGTCGGCGAGTTCGGTGCGCTACCTGCTCGTGGACGTCGGGCTGGGCCTCGAGACGATCACGCACCAATGGCAGGAGATGGTGACCGCGCTCGTCACCGGCCACCACCGGTCCTGACCGCACTGCTTCCGGCGGCTCGCGTCGTCGCCGCGCCGACGACCGACGCGGCCGGTGTGCCGGACGCTCGTCGCGCGCCGCGGCGCCGGGACCCCTAGCCTGGGTTCCTGTGAAAGCAGTGATCATCGGCGCCGGTATGGGCGGGACCTCGGCGGCCATCGCGTTGCGACAACTCGGGCACGAGGTCGAGGTGTACGAGCAGGTCACCGAGAACCGGCCGGTGGGCGCGGCGATCTCGGTCTGGTCCAACGGGGTCAAGTGCCTGAATCATCTGGGCCTGGAAGCCGAGACGGCCGCGCTCGGCGGCATCGTCGACTCGATGAGCTACGTCGACGCTTTCACAGGAGAGACGATGTGCCGCTTCAGCATGGCACCGCTCATCGATGAGGTCGGGCAGCGTCCGTATCCGATCGCACGCGCCGACCTCCAGCTGATGCTGATGAACGCCTTCGGTCACGACGAGATCCGATTCGGCAAGAAGATGGTCGCCGTCCACGACGGTCCGGAACACGCCACCGTCGAATTCGCCGACGGCAGCACCGCTCACGGCGACATCGTGATCGCCGCCGACGGTGCGAGATCGCTCGCTCGCGACTACGTCCTCGGCCGGATAGTCGAACGCCGGTACGCGGGGTACGTCAACTTCAACGGGCTGGTCCCGATCGACGAGGAGATCGGACCGGCGACCGAATGGACCACCTACGTGGGTGATTCGCGTCGGGTGTCGGTGATGCCGGTCGCGGACAACAGATTCTACTTCTTCTTCGACGTCACCATGTCGGAGGGAGCCCCGTTCGAACGCGGCACGGCGCGTGACGTGCTCGCCGAGGAGTTCGCGGCATGGGCTCCCGGTGTCCAGAAGCTGATCCGGGCACTGGATCCCGAGACCACCAACCGGGTGGAGATCCTCGACACCGACCCGTTCCACACCTGGGTCAAAGGACGCGTCGCGCTGCTCGGCGACGCCGCGCACAACACGACTCCGGACATCGGCCAGGGTGGTTGCTCGGCGATGGAAGACGCGATCGCCCTGCAGTTCGCCTTCCGCGACCACGCCGACGACCCGCACGCGGCACTCGCGGCCTACGAGAGGTCACGTACCGAGCGGGCCGCCGACCTCGTCCTCCGCGCGCGCAAGCGGTGCGACGTCACGCATGGCAAAGACCCGGAGGCAACCGCCGCCTGGTACGAGGAACTTCGATCCGAGGACGGCACGAACGTCATCCGCGGCATCGTCGGCAACATCGTCGGCGGTCCACTCACGTAGATCTGCGGCGGCACCGTCGCCGATCATCCGCCTGCCGACGGCGCCTCGGTGCGCTCCGCACCGGCCTCGAGCCGGGCGGTCTCCAGACCGTCGTGCGCCACGAGCGCGTTCTCGCGCGTCAGGCTCGGTCCGGGTGCCAGCAGGGTCACGACCGACCACGGGGCGCGGGACGGGGAGTCCCCGAGCCCGAGGATTCCGCCGGTCTCGAAGTCGGGGATGCCGAACCGGACGCCCGAATCGTTGACATAGAACAGGGATTCGGTGCGCGAGCTGTCTGCTTCGTTGCCGGTCACCTGCAGGTACTCACCCGAACCCGGAGGCACGTAGACCGCATCGAGGTTCGGACCGGCGCCGTCGGACGAGGTCAGACGGACCGGCACCGCATCCGAACCGAGTGGGAGCTCGCGACCTGCGAGCAATGAGGTCTGCGCGCGGGGTTCGCCCGTGTCGCGAGTCCAGGTGCGGCACAGCGTCGGATCGCCGCTCACGTTCAGCAGCTCCGGTGCGATCTCGGGAAAGTCCGAGACGGGTTCTGAGCTCAGGGTTTTCAGCGCGGCGAGCTGTCCCGGTGCGACAGTGGCCACCGGCGCGGCGTCGGAGTCGGCCAATCGCATGAGCTCGGCGGTCGGGGCACTGATCTCCTGGACCCCGTCGCGCAGCACGAGGTGAAAGGTCGTGGTGTCGTCGACGCCGACCGATTTGACGACGCTGCCGATGCTCACGCCGTCGACCGCGCCCGGTTGCCCGGCACCCGGGATCTCCGGCACCGCAAGTGGATCGACCACGGGGAACGTGTTCAACAGGCCGGTGGACATCTGCCGGGGCGTGACCCCCTCGAGCCCGAGGGCGCGCATCACCGGCACGCTCGCGGTGTCGACCGAGGCGCGCACCGGACTCCAGACACCGTCTCGGAACAACTGGTACACGAGGAAGGTCTCGTCACCGGCGTCGACGAGTACGGCGTCGGCCGGGCGCGCCGTCCCGATCGAATCGCCGAGGCGCGGTGTCTCGGCGATGACGGTCAGTTCCACCGACTCGGTCGGCGCCTCCGACACCGTGGACGAATCGCACACCGTCCAGGTCGAGGAGTCCGCGTGCGACGATCCCGGCAGGGCGGCCGGCGCGCCGGGGATGCCCAGCAGGGGCCCACGCGGGTACGGCTTGAGCTTGTTGTCCCCGACCGACGTCGGCGACTCCGAACTCCCGGTCACCAGCCGCGCGGAGGCGAGGTTCAGCACGGGATGCAGGGTGTCCTCGATCAGCACGTAGGTGCTGCCGCTGTTCTTGCTGACGACGATCGTGGCGTCGCCGACCGAACCCTGCGGTCGGATGAGGCCCCAGATCCCGCACCCGCCGAGGACGAGCAGACCGAGCACCGTTCCGACCACGAGCGCCTGCAATTGGGAGCGCATGGGATCGTGCAGCATCCGGACGTCGCGCCGAACGAGCGCGTGCTCCAGCCGCTTGATCAGGAAACGATAACCGTTGACCTGGGCTTTGGTCGTCAGCTGACGTGCCACGACTCCCCCTGTCCGCACCCGTTCCACAGCGCCGGACCTCATCCGGCGGCGGGCGGGCTGTGATCTCCTGCGGCATACCCCCTGCCGCGCGGTAGTAGCCTAACCGACAAACATGCCCCTGACGTGTGGGGCTCCACCGCTTGTGCACACACTCGGTGGGCGCCACACGGCGGTCGGCAGCGGTGATCGAGGGGGTCGCAACCGTGGAGCGGAACACGCGTGGGATGGCACTGCCCACACTCGTCCTGATCGAGGCGATCCTGGCGATCGGGCTCGTCGTGTGGACCGTGTCCGGCAGCGTCTGGGGCGCGACCGCGCTCGGTGTCGCCGTGGTCGTCTCGGCAGGCCTGGTGCACCTGGGCGATCGGCCGTCGGTGTTCGGCCGGATCGTCGCGCACCTGTCGTTCTCGTGGGCGCGCATGCGTCGCGACCACGCCGATCTGGCCCCGGCCCCCTTCGACATCCCATTGCCTGCGCCCAACACCCATGCCGCGGCCCGTCGTTCGACGGCGCCGACGACCATCGGTGCGCGATGGGTCGGCGACACCCTCGTGACGGTGGTCCGGGTGGACCCGGGAGGTCCCGCCGTCACCTATCTGACCCCCGGGCACAGCGAGATGGCCGATGAATCGGGCCAGGTGGTCCCCCTCGGTGTGCTCGCCGAGTGCATCAGCCCCTACGACATCCAGCTGAGCAGCATCGAGGTGATCAGCCACGGCGTGCGCGTCTGGGGTTCGGGCGTCGCGCCGGCCACCTACGACCGGACTCTGGGTCCGCTGTCGGCGACTGCCCAGCGGTCGGTTCTGGTCGTCCTGCGGCTGAACCCGCTCGATTGTGCCGACGCCGTCGCCCGCCGCGGCGGAGGCGCGACCGGCGCCCTGCGCACGGCGACCGTGACTACCCGCCGCGTCGCGAAAAGGCTTGCCGAACAAGGCCTGTCGACGACGATTCTGTCGGCCGCGCAGATCACCGCGATCACGACGCAGCTGACCGAGGGGGCGACCCTCGACTCGCTGTCGGAGGAGCGCGACTCGATCGGCGTGGCGGGTCTGCGGATGCGCAGCGCAGCCGTCGAACCGGCCGCGCTGACCGCCGTGCTCCGCGACGTCTGGGTCAACTCCGCGGTCTCGACGACGGTCACCGTGAAGTTGCGTCCGCGAGCAGCCGAGCGCAGGCGGCGCGGTGAACGCACGACCGTCGAGGTGTCGGGGATCGTCCGATTCAACGAATTCCCGGCCGCGCGGCGCGCACTGACCGAGTGGCCGGCCGGGTTGATCCCGCTCGATGGTCGCCAATTCGATGCTCTCGCAGCCAGTCTCCCCATCTCGACCTCGACCCGCCTCGACCGGGCGGTTCCGTTACTCGCCGGAGCGGAGGCGGACGCGTTCCTCGCCTCGGCACGCCTCCCGGCCGGTGGTTGCGGACAGCTGATCGGGGCCGATCACGCCGGCCGTGCGGTCGCGACCCGGCTCGTCGGGCCCGGTATCTCCACGGTGTCGGTGGCCGCGGGCATCCACGTCGTCGCCCAGATCGCCCTGCGCGCCGTCGCGGTCGGCGCCGCCGTACGCGTGCACACCGACCGCCCGCACCGGTGGACACCGGTGGTCACCGCCGTGGGAGACCCGAGCGCGCTGTCACTCGCCGGTCACCGCACGCCCGCGCGCCCGGGCCCGGCCCTGGTCATCGTCGACGGGGTCACTCCGCCCTCCCCGGCGCCCGACACCACCCGGATGATCGTCGTCGCTCCGGGACTGGGAGAACCGACGGACGGCGCCACGGTGGGACTGCGGCAGAATCCGCGGACCCCGCAGGACATCTCGCTCGACACCGGCGACCGGCCCACCCTGGTCACGATGGTTGCGACCCCTGACGAATGGACCCTGATCGGCGGCTATCCGGAACCCGCCGCAGCCGCGGCGCCGGCACCCGTCCGACACTGACCCGCAGCACCGACCGTGGTCTGCGGCCGGATCATTCGGCCGCGGTGGCCACCGTCGAGGTCAGTCCGGGATGCGCCGTGACCGCCGCCGGGACCAGCGCGCGGTAGAAGACCGCGCGAGCCGAGGCCGCGCGGACGATGACGTCCGGGTCGTCGTCGGTGATCCACATGGCCCGTCCGGCCGTCACGGTGAGCGGTGCCCCGCCCGCGGGCCGGACCTCCACCGCGCCGCTGAGCACGGCGAGGATCTGTGGGCCGGGCATGTCGAAGCAGATCGACGAGGCGTGATGGAGCCCGGTGCCGTCGAGTTCGACACGCGACAGCCGGAACTCCGGCGCGGGGGTGAGGTAGATCCGTTCGGCACCGATCGTCCGCACCTGCGGTGTCAGATCGGCGACGTCGACGGGGGTGAAGTCGAGGACTCGCAACAGCTCGGGCACGTCGATGTGCTTCGGCGTCAGTCCACCGCGCAGCACGTTGTCGGAGTTCGCCATGATCTCCACACCGGTACCCCGGAGGTAGGCGTGCAGGTTGCCGGCGGACAGATAGAGCCCTTGCCCGGGTTCGAGGTGAATGTTGTTGAGCAGCAACGACGCGAGGACACCGGGGTCGTTCGGATAGGCCTCTCCGAGTTCACAGACGGTGCGCAGTTCGGCAACGAAATCGGACTCGCCCGCGCTGAGAACGGTGACCGCGCCGGCGAGCACCGCCGGGACGAGTTGACGGAGGAGGGACTCGGGCAGCGTCAACCACGTCGTGAACAGCGCGCGCAGCCCCTCGGAATCCGGCTGGCCGGCCAGCATCCCGAGATACGGGTCGAGTTCGCTCACCTGCAGTGCACGAAGCAACCGGACGGTGTCCTCCGGCCGGCGGAAACCGGCCAGGGCGTCGAACGGGGTCGTGGCGACGATCAGTTCGGGTTTGTGCCACGGGTCCCGGTAGTTGCGGTCGCGGGCCTCGAGACCGACACCGCGCGAGTTCTCACGTTCGAATCCCGCGCGGGCCTGCTCGGCGGACGGGTGTGCCTGGAGCGACAGCGGTTCCTCGGCGGCGAGCACCTTGAGGAGGAACGGCAGGCGCTCGCCGAAGGCGGCCGTGCTCGCCGCGCCGAGCGTGCCGACCGGATCGGCGTCGATCACATCGACGAGATCCTGCTGGATCCCGGCGACGTCCACACAGCGAGCCGAGCCCGCCGGGTGGGAACCGAACCACAACTCGGCCTCGGGATGCGCCGACGGGACGGGTCTGCCCTGCATCGACGCGATCGCCGTCCGTGAACCCCACGCGTAGGGGCGCACCACACCGTCGATAATCCTCATTGCATCGCGTTCCCAACCAGGCGGAGGTACACCGCCGCCATCTCGACCCGTAGTGCCACGATCAGGAAATCCAGTACATCCCCCGGGCCGTCGGCCACCGGATCCTCGCCCGGCGCCGGGCGCCGGTCGTCCCATTCCCGACCGTCCGAGCCCCCGGCGGCCGAAGTCTGCTCTGCACGATCGGCTCCGATGAGCACATCGACCTCGCCCAGGCCGGCGACGCGCTGGCGCGTGTACCACTCCCGCCGGCCGGTCGACACGACCTGAACTCGTGGCGCGGGGGCCGGCGGCGGTCCGTCGAAGTCGGGATCGTAGAAGATGGAGTCGGCGGCGGGTCCGCTGTCCGGACGCGCGCCGAGCAGCTGCACCATCCGCGAGACATCCGCGAGTTCGGCTGCGGCGCTGACGATCCCGGACAGGCCGACGAGCCCGGCAACCGCGTGACGGGCGATGGCCGCACCGGCTGGGCTGTCCGCGGTCCACACCGTGGGACGCCCCTGGACCCGAAGCGCCAACGACTTCGCGCGATTGTGAAAGGCGTCGCGTGCCGGATGCCCGGTGGTGGCCTCGGCGTCGAGCGCGTCGGCGAGGTCGTCGAGCACGGGCACGGCGCCGGTGAACCGGACCTGCGTCAGCGCCCCGAACACCGCGAGCAGCGCCGCCGCGAATCCGACGAACCGGAAACGCGGTTCGATGTCGAAGCGTGGCGCGAGATCGATTCCGTTGCCGCCCAGAGCATCCTGGAGCGGACCGGCCACCGGCGCGAGCACCACCACCTCCGCCCGCCGGCGTAACGCGCGCGCGGCCGCGTCGGCGAGTGCCATGTCCCCGGCGTCGTCGCCGGCGATGATCACGACATCCAGCGGCCCGATCCACCCGGGCAACACCGGTCCGCTGACCACCGGGACATCCACCCGGGCCGCCAGGGTCGCCACCGCGAACTCGGTGGCCCGATGCGACACCCCGCTGGACCCGTGGACCACGACCACGCTGCGCGGGCGCAGCTCGGCGAGCGGCGCGAGCACACCTTCGCGGACCGCTTCGGCAACGGCGCGTACCTGCGCACCGGCGAGCGCAACCGTTCTCAGCAAACCGTCGACATCGGCCGAGATCAGCTCCTCGGCGTCGTCGAGGTCGGGGGAACCGGTTCGCATGTGACCAGGGTAGCCAGCTCGCGGAGTCGGTGTGCATGGGAACGGCACATCGTCGCGGTGGCGACGTCCCTCCTCGACGTCGACGGAGTCCACGCCCCCCGCGCGGTGGTGACCGGTCAGTCGACCGGGTCCGGCAGTACCCGAAGGTGCCCGCGACGTCCCGGACGGGGGCGGGTCTGGTGTCGCGGGGCCCCGGCCGGCTGCGACGGTGCATCGACCGGTCCGGCGCGGTGGCGCCCCGATCGACGATCCTCCACGGCCTCGCGGTGAGCGTCGGCGAAGTGGGTGTCCTCGAAGGCGTCGAGTGCGTCGATGGGACCGCGGTCGACATACCGCGGGCGTCCGCCCCCGGCGACGGCCCCGGCTTCCCGGACCGCCTCGGCGAGGGCGGTCAGCTCCTGATCCTCGGCCGGCGGCGCGGAGAAACCGCGCTCGCTGCGCAGCATCTCCCAACCCCGCGGGACGGTGATCCGGCGGGCGTGGTCATCGCACAGGTCCCAGGAGTGCGGCTCCTGCGACGTCGCGAGCGGACCGATCACCGCGGTCGACTCGGCGTAGACGAAGGTCAGGGTAGCCACCGCGGATCGGGCGCAGCCGGGTCGGCAGCACAGTCGGGGAAGCTTCACGTGACGAGATTAGCCCTCGTCGCTCGCAACCACCTCGACGACACGCTCACTGCGCGGCCGGCGAAGACACGGGCGGCCGGAGGAGACAGGGGCTCACCCGACCTCCTACACTCTCGCCATGCGTATCGACCCGAAGCCGACTCCACGTGGCTCCTCCGGCCTGCCGGAGTCCCGCCGCGGCCGGCGGCGGGTGGGGCGACATCGCGATCGTCGCGGACGCGGACTTCGCTCGCCGCTGCTCCCCCAGGGGGTGCCCGCGCACAACAGCCGATCCGACGAATTCGACGCGGTCGCGCTGGAGGCATTCGCGGAGATCGACGCGCAGTGGCATGACCAGATCGCCGGCCTCGACATCGCCGTCGACGAGATCCCGCGGCTGCTGCCGCGCGATCCGGAGACCGTCGAGTGGCCCGACGAGGTGACCGCCGACGGCGCCGTCCCACTGGCTCGGCTGATTCCCGCCGGGATGGATGTGAACGGTGCGCCGACGCGTGCGCAGATCATCCTGTTCCGCCGGCCGCTGGAGTCCCGGGCCAAGAAGGGCACCGAGTTGCTGGATCTGATCCACGAGGTCCTCGTGCAACAGGTGGCGACCCACCTGGGCGTCGACGAAGACACGATCGACCGCGGACCAGAGTGATCCGCGGTCGAGTACTGCGGTAGCCGTTCGGCCGGCCGACAGTGAGGTCGATCGATGCGTCGGGCGATCCCCGGATGGGGCCGCCGACTCAGATGATGCCGCGCTTGAGGCGACGGCGCTCACGCTCGGACAAGCCGCCCCAGATCCCGAAGCGCTCGTCGTTGTGCAGTGCGTACTCGAGGCATTCGGATTTCACCTCGCAGCCCTGGCAGATCCGCTTGGCCTCGCGCGTCGA
Protein-coding sequences here:
- the eccB gene encoding type VII secretion protein EccB, translating into MARQLTTKAQVNGYRFLIKRLEHALVRRDVRMLHDPMRSQLQALVVGTVLGLLVLGGCGIWGLIRPQGSVGDATIVVSKNSGSTYVLIEDTLHPVLNLASARLVTGSSESPTSVGDNKLKPYPRGPLLGIPGAPAALPGSSHADSSTWTVCDSSTVSEAPTESVELTVIAETPRLGDSIGTARPADAVLVDAGDETFLVYQLFRDGVWSPVRASVDTASVPVMRALGLEGVTPRQMSTGLLNTFPVVDPLAVPEIPGAGQPGAVDGVSIGSVVKSVGVDDTTTFHLVLRDGVQEISAPTAELMRLADSDAAPVATVAPGQLAALKTLSSEPVSDFPEIAPELLNVSGDPTLCRTWTRDTGEPRAQTSLLAGRELPLGSDAVPVRLTSSDGAGPNLDAVYVPPGSGEYLQVTGNEADSSRTESLFYVNDSGVRFGIPDFETGGILGLGDSPSRAPWSVVTLLAPGPSLTRENALVAHDGLETARLEAGAERTEAPSAGG
- a CDS encoding TetR/AcrR family transcriptional regulator gives rise to the protein MPNGPDHSPLHISLNPSGTERADAARNRRLLLAAAKNLIDHHGAAAVTMEAVAREAGVGKGTVFRRFGSRTGLMLALLDHSESEIQQAYLSGPEPLGPGAPPLDRLLAYGRARLKLTSDHLDILLEAGAGAEDFMSHPVARTSTQHVQILLRQLGFDGALDFLALTVQAPLSASSVRYLLVDVGLGLETITHQWQEMVTALVTGHHRS
- a CDS encoding metallopeptidase family protein, coding for MRIDPKPTPRGSSGLPESRRGRRRVGRHRDRRGRGLRSPLLPQGVPAHNSRSDEFDAVALEAFAEIDAQWHDQIAGLDIAVDEIPRLLPRDPETVEWPDEVTADGAVPLARLIPAGMDVNGAPTRAQIILFRRPLESRAKKGTELLDLIHEVLVQQVATHLGVDEDTIDRGPE
- a CDS encoding NAD(P)H-dependent oxidoreductase — its product is MSERVVELVALVGSLRAASLNRQLAHVAADNAPSGVSITVVDDLGSLPFYSEDVDIEDQLDAGVAKLRQVVGAADGVLIATPEYNGTIPAALKNAIDWLSRPYGTGALTGKPVAVLSAALGQYGGAWTREDTRKSVGIAGGRAIEEADLGLQVAALPEGGLTDPAIVDKVVASVSRLVDEVAVSA
- a CDS encoding redoxin NrdH — its product is MSITVYTKPACVQCNATYKALDKQGLSYEIVDISEDAEARDYVMALGYLQAPVVVAGDAHWSGFRPDRIKALATAAA
- the hpxO gene encoding FAD-dependent urate hydroxylase HpxO, which gives rise to MKAVIIGAGMGGTSAAIALRQLGHEVEVYEQVTENRPVGAAISVWSNGVKCLNHLGLEAETAALGGIVDSMSYVDAFTGETMCRFSMAPLIDEVGQRPYPIARADLQLMLMNAFGHDEIRFGKKMVAVHDGPEHATVEFADGSTAHGDIVIAADGARSLARDYVLGRIVERRYAGYVNFNGLVPIDEEIGPATEWTTYVGDSRRVSVMPVADNRFYFFFDVTMSEGAPFERGTARDVLAEEFAAWAPGVQKLIRALDPETTNRVEILDTDPFHTWVKGRVALLGDAAHNTTPDIGQGGCSAMEDAIALQFAFRDHADDPHAALAAYERSRTERAADLVLRARKRCDVTHGKDPEATAAWYEELRSEDGTNVIRGIVGNIVGGPLT
- a CDS encoding DUF3499 domain-containing protein codes for the protein MKLPRLCCRPGCARSAVATLTFVYAESTAVIGPLATSQEPHSWDLCDDHARRITVPRGWEMLRSERGFSAPPAEDQELTALAEAVREAGAVAGGGRPRYVDRGPIDALDAFEDTHFADAHREAVEDRRSGRHRAGPVDAPSQPAGAPRHQTRPRPGRRGHLRVLPDPVD
- a CDS encoding WhiB family transcriptional regulator, with the protein product MVPNDFDDLFDAVEDQWQDRALCAQTDPEAFFPEKGGSTREAKRICQGCEVKSECLEYALHNDERFGIWGGLSERERRRLKRGII
- the nrdI gene encoding class Ib ribonucleoside-diphosphate reductase assembly flavoprotein NrdI, whose amino-acid sequence is MAAAASPLIVYFSSVSENTHRFVQKLDMRAERIPLLDRTGVFRVDEPYVLVCPTYGGGKATGQPGGYVPKQVIRFLNDEHNRSSIRGVIAAGNTNFGEEFCYAGDVIARKCRVPYLYRFELMGTTDDVDRVRAGLAEFAQSPAFAAGVSLSASPA
- the eccE gene encoding type VII secretion protein EccE encodes the protein MALPTLVLIEAILAIGLVVWTVSGSVWGATALGVAVVVSAGLVHLGDRPSVFGRIVAHLSFSWARMRRDHADLAPAPFDIPLPAPNTHAAARRSTAPTTIGARWVGDTLVTVVRVDPGGPAVTYLTPGHSEMADESGQVVPLGVLAECISPYDIQLSSIEVISHGVRVWGSGVAPATYDRTLGPLSATAQRSVLVVLRLNPLDCADAVARRGGGATGALRTATVTTRRVAKRLAEQGLSTTILSAAQITAITTQLTEGATLDSLSEERDSIGVAGLRMRSAAVEPAALTAVLRDVWVNSAVSTTVTVKLRPRAAERRRRGERTTVEVSGIVRFNEFPAARRALTEWPAGLIPLDGRQFDALAASLPISTSTRLDRAVPLLAGAEADAFLASARLPAGGCGQLIGADHAGRAVATRLVGPGISTVSVAAGIHVVAQIALRAVAVGAAVRVHTDRPHRWTPVVTAVGDPSALSLAGHRTPARPGPALVIVDGVTPPSPAPDTTRMIVVAPGLGEPTDGATVGLRQNPRTPQDISLDTGDRPTLVTMVATPDEWTLIGGYPEPAAAAAPAPVRH
- the manA gene encoding mannose-6-phosphate isomerase, class I — its product is MRIIDGVVRPYAWGSRTAIASMQGRPVPSAHPEAELWFGSHPAGSARCVDVAGIQQDLVDVIDADPVGTLGAASTAAFGERLPFLLKVLAAEEPLSLQAHPSAEQARAGFERENSRGVGLEARDRNYRDPWHKPELIVATTPFDALAGFRRPEDTVRLLRALQVSELDPYLGMLAGQPDSEGLRALFTTWLTLPESLLRQLVPAVLAGAVTVLSAGESDFVAELRTVCELGEAYPNDPGVLASLLLNNIHLEPGQGLYLSAGNLHAYLRGTGVEIMANSDNVLRGGLTPKHIDVPELLRVLDFTPVDVADLTPQVRTIGAERIYLTPAPEFRLSRVELDGTGLHHASSICFDMPGPQILAVLSGAVEVRPAGGAPLTVTAGRAMWITDDDPDVIVRAASARAVFYRALVPAAVTAHPGLTSTVATAAE